In a genomic window of Rhododendron vialii isolate Sample 1 chromosome 12a, ASM3025357v1:
- the LOC131310170 gene encoding uncharacterized protein LOC131310170, which translates to MRGPRFATISVSPSPFAGSFTAVRQRHCFPPPAVQGPLGFDGGTNKYWDKFYKRHQNKFFKDRHYLDKHWGKNFSDDSSASPNGKVVLEWQVGCGACNTVFPLVAKYPKLFVHACDFSPHAIILVKSHVDFNEDQVNAFLCDVVTDDLCDTMMPSSIDVTLQIFMLSAVCPTKMHLILQNVKKVLKVELDQRNQMISENFYIRGDGTSAFYFSEEFLSTLFGGAGFTIVDMDIYGRQIQNRSQNITMSGEVDKF; encoded by the exons ATGAGAGGACCCCGTTTTGCCACCATATCAGTCTCACCGTCACCGTTCGCCGGCTCCTTCACCGCCGTTCGCCAGCGACACTGCTTTCCACCGCCGGCCGTGCAAGGACCTCTAGGGTTTGACGGCGGCACTAACAAGTACTGGGACAAGTTCTACAAGCGCCACCAAAACAAG TTCTTCAAGGACCGGCATTACTTGGATAAGCATTGGGGGAAAAACTTCTCCGATGATAGTTCCGCATCTCCGAATGGGAAGGTCGTTTTGGAG TGGCAGGTTGGTTGTGGAGCATGCAATACTGTATTTCCCCTGGTTGCTAAATATCCTAAACTATTTGTTCACGCCTGTGACTTCTCGCCCCATGCGATTATCCTTGttaag TCACATGTGGATTTCAATGAAGACCAAGTCAATGCTTTTCTTTGTGATGTTGTGACTGATGATCTCTGTGACACAATGATGCCTTCTTCTATTGATGTTACCTTG CAGATTTTTATGTTGTCTGCAGTTTGTCCAACGAAGATGCATTTGATACTACAGAATGTCAAGAAAGTATTAAAG GTAGAGTTGGATCAGAGGAATCAGATGATTAGTGAGAACTTCTATATTCGAGGAGATGGTACT AGCGCTTTTTacttctctgaagaatttttgTCAACCTTGTTTGGAGGTGCTGGCTTCACCATTGTAGATA